One Streptomyces sp. NBC_00554 DNA segment encodes these proteins:
- a CDS encoding aldolase/citrate lyase family protein: protein MPALDSGGFGRQLGSGRPQIGMWVASGSPYIAEICAGGGLDWLLIDMEHAPNDPQSVLAQLQAVAPYPVEPVVRPTSADPVLIKRLLDIGVRNLLVPMVDSAQEAEAVVRATRYPPDGIRGVGSAFARASRWNRVPGYLQQAGDGITVLVQAESAHAIDHLEKIAAVDGVDGVFIGPADLAASLGHLGNPDHPDVLSRIEQGIGAILGQGKAAGINAFAEPAARRYLRLGCTFVLVGADVTLLARGSEELAARYRTDT, encoded by the coding sequence ATGCCGGCACTTGACAGCGGCGGCTTCGGGCGCCAACTCGGCTCCGGGCGCCCGCAGATCGGGATGTGGGTCGCCTCCGGCAGCCCCTACATCGCCGAGATCTGCGCGGGCGGCGGCCTCGACTGGCTGCTCATCGACATGGAACACGCGCCGAACGACCCGCAGTCGGTGCTCGCCCAGCTCCAGGCCGTGGCCCCCTATCCGGTCGAACCGGTCGTGCGTCCCACGTCCGCCGACCCCGTACTGATCAAACGGCTCCTCGACATCGGCGTACGCAACCTCCTGGTCCCCATGGTGGATTCGGCGCAGGAGGCAGAGGCGGTGGTGCGGGCGACCCGCTATCCGCCCGACGGGATCCGCGGCGTGGGCAGCGCCTTCGCCCGCGCCTCGCGCTGGAACCGGGTGCCCGGATACCTCCAGCAGGCGGGCGACGGCATCACCGTCCTGGTTCAGGCCGAATCCGCCCACGCGATTGACCACTTGGAGAAGATCGCGGCGGTCGACGGCGTGGACGGCGTCTTCATCGGCCCCGCCGACCTCGCCGCGTCACTCGGCCACCTCGGCAACCCCGACCACCCGGACGTGCTGAGCCGCATCGAACAGGGCATCGGCGCCATCCTCGGGCAGGGCAAGGCCGCCGGAATCAACGCCTTCGCCGAGCCCGCCGCCCGCCGGTATCTGCGGCTCGGCTGCACCTTCGTCCTCGTCGGGGCCGACGTGACCCTGCTCGCCCGGGGCAGCGAGGAACTCGCCGCCCGCTACCGCACCGATACCTGA
- the hpaH gene encoding 2-oxo-hept-4-ene-1,7-dioate hydratase, whose product MTAPTMTTADDRPTAARPNADNLRDAADRLHDAERTRIPIRQLSLQYPEMTIEDAYEVQRTLVDRKLAEGRRLIGRKIGLTSRAMQQAVSITEPDYGALFDDMLFDDGSDVPVDRFIRPRVEVELAFVLGESLRGPGCTLFDVLRATEFVTPALEILDARVQMSDPDTGHLRTIVDTIADNAADAGLVLGGRAVRPLDVDLRWASALLYRNGSIEESGVAAAVLNNPANGVAWLANKLAPHDVELEAGQIILAGSFTRPVHAHDGDTFQADYGPLGTITCRFLGEKGKGSTEIGKTREIRETRETRESGESHAGT is encoded by the coding sequence ATGACGGCGCCGACGATGACGACGGCCGACGACCGCCCGACCGCTGCCCGCCCGAACGCCGACAACCTGCGCGACGCGGCCGACCGGCTGCACGACGCCGAACGCACCCGGATCCCGATCCGCCAACTCTCCCTCCAGTACCCGGAGATGACGATCGAGGACGCGTACGAGGTCCAGCGCACGCTCGTCGACCGCAAGCTCGCCGAGGGCCGCCGCCTCATCGGGCGCAAGATCGGACTGACCTCGCGGGCCATGCAGCAGGCCGTCTCGATCACCGAACCCGACTACGGCGCCCTCTTCGACGACATGCTCTTCGATGACGGTTCCGACGTGCCCGTCGACCGGTTCATCCGGCCCCGGGTCGAGGTCGAGCTGGCCTTCGTCCTGGGAGAGAGCCTGCGCGGCCCCGGCTGCACCCTCTTCGACGTGCTGCGGGCGACGGAGTTCGTCACCCCGGCCCTCGAAATCCTCGACGCCCGCGTCCAGATGAGCGATCCGGACACCGGCCATCTGCGCACCATCGTGGACACCATCGCCGACAACGCCGCCGACGCCGGCCTGGTGCTCGGCGGCCGGGCGGTGCGACCGCTCGACGTCGACCTGCGCTGGGCCTCTGCCCTGCTGTATCGCAACGGCTCCATCGAGGAGTCCGGGGTCGCCGCTGCCGTACTGAACAACCCCGCCAACGGAGTGGCCTGGCTGGCCAACAAGCTCGCCCCGCACGACGTGGAGCTGGAAGCGGGCCAGATCATCCTCGCCGGTTCCTTCACCCGGCCGGTGCACGCCCACGACGGCGACACCTTCCAGGCCGACTACGGGCCACTCGGCACGATCACCTGCCGGTTCCTCGGCGAGAAGGGCAAGGGGAGCACGGAGATTGGGAAGACCAGGGAGATCAGGGAGACCAGGGAGACCAGGGAGAGCGGGGAGAGCCATGCCGGCACTTGA
- a CDS encoding alpha/beta fold hydrolase, giving the protein MSEVETGLHEEPDRYADYRSIWTELREVPFRQAWTDVDGVSTRYVEAGDPEAPALVMLHGTGGHWETWASNLGPLSRHFRCVALDMVGNGFSDKPDYDYDIDVYARHVTGLMDRLGIEKASFAGTSLGSWVAARLALTHPQRVDGLILCSPAGLVGTASNMARIRAERTRAVDDPTWESIRAMFLNLMAEERNRIPDVIALRQAIYRLPETKAVIDHVLILQDPDVRQRNLLTEEEWSSIKAPALVVASGERNEYRSTAYRVAELIPGARLLEMPHVRHWPHFEDPATFNTVALDFLLSR; this is encoded by the coding sequence ATGAGCGAAGTCGAGACCGGCTTGCACGAGGAGCCCGACCGGTACGCCGACTACCGGAGTATCTGGACCGAACTGCGCGAGGTGCCGTTCCGGCAGGCATGGACGGATGTCGACGGCGTCTCCACGCGCTACGTCGAGGCGGGAGACCCGGAGGCCCCCGCCCTGGTCATGCTGCACGGCACCGGCGGCCACTGGGAGACCTGGGCCTCGAACCTCGGCCCGCTCTCCCGGCACTTCCGCTGCGTGGCGCTCGACATGGTGGGCAACGGCTTCTCCGACAAACCCGACTACGACTACGACATCGACGTGTACGCCCGCCACGTCACCGGCTTGATGGACCGACTGGGCATCGAGAAGGCATCCTTCGCGGGCACCTCCCTCGGCTCCTGGGTCGCCGCACGCCTCGCGCTCACCCACCCGCAGCGCGTCGACGGGCTCATCCTGTGCTCCCCGGCCGGCCTCGTCGGCACCGCGAGCAACATGGCACGCATCCGGGCCGAGCGCACCCGCGCCGTGGACGACCCCACCTGGGAGTCCATCAGGGCCATGTTTCTCAACCTCATGGCCGAGGAACGCAACCGCATCCCGGACGTGATCGCCCTGCGCCAGGCCATCTACCGGCTCCCGGAGACGAAGGCCGTCATCGACCACGTACTCATCCTTCAAGATCCGGACGTACGGCAGCGCAATCTGCTCACCGAGGAGGAGTGGTCCTCCATCAAGGCACCGGCCCTGGTCGTGGCCTCCGGCGAACGCAACGAGTACCGCAGCACGGCATACCGCGTGGCCGAACTCATCCCCGGCGCCCGTCTGTTGGAGATGCCGCACGTCCGCCACTGGCCGCACTTCGAGGACCCGGCGACCTTCAACACGGTCGCCCTCGACTTCCTGCTGAGCCGATGA
- a CDS encoding VOC family protein, which yields MNTPPPAQLTHLGLYVDDMDAMVGFYTELMGMAVSDSGEFLGRRLTFLSRKADEHHQLVLVTGREAPRGTVLLSQLSFRLNDDDLGSLRWFHRRALELGAAGMEGRNHGNSWSIYFEDPEGNRLELYTPTPWYVSQPWRVTLDFDRSDEEIRAETEKLIGETGTAKPVEVWQQELAARLAAQ from the coding sequence ATGAACACTCCGCCACCTGCACAGCTCACCCACTTGGGGCTCTATGTCGACGACATGGACGCCATGGTCGGCTTCTACACCGAGCTCATGGGGATGGCGGTGAGCGACAGCGGGGAGTTCCTCGGCCGCCGCCTCACCTTCCTGAGCCGCAAGGCCGACGAACACCACCAACTGGTCCTGGTGACCGGCCGCGAGGCACCGCGCGGGACGGTGCTGCTCAGCCAGCTCTCCTTCCGGCTGAACGACGACGACCTCGGCTCGCTGCGCTGGTTCCACCGGCGGGCGCTCGAACTCGGCGCGGCCGGCATGGAAGGCCGCAACCACGGCAACAGCTGGAGCATCTACTTCGAGGACCCGGAGGGGAACCGGCTGGAGCTGTACACCCCCACGCCCTGGTACGTCAGCCAGCCCTGGCGGGTCACGCTCGACTTCGACCGGAGTGACGAGGAAATCCGCGCGGAGACCGAGAAGCTCATCGGGGAGACCGGCACCGCCAAACCCGTCGAGGTCTGGCAGCAGGAGCTGGCCGCCCGGCTGGCCGCACAGTGA
- a CDS encoding thiolase family protein: MTYPAIIGLGMTEMSLRPGGTARELAHRAVSAALADAGLTRADVDGLLVGSSQGVRPDRVGVSLARQGGFGDLALLEHVEIKGATAAAMIQRAVLAVRAGLARTVVCVFADAPLQAGGGSGSTYAHSGGTEGARGLERASGVLGSVPTYALLASRYLALTGGSEEDLCAVARTARAWAAGNPHAVARTPLSADDYFAGRMISTPLRLYDCARPVNGAVALVVGAPGRDSGGPPPVHVRGMAQHHSMRRRRAGAESWFDQDSSALRAAADRALVMARRRRWDVDVLELYDPFSVVTLCLLEGYGFCEPGHAGKLARAGALGPGGELPVNTGGGQLAGFYLQGMTPLAEAVVQLRGTGGARQVPRAATAFVAGIGGRVDHHAFLVLDREPL; the protein is encoded by the coding sequence ATGACGTACCCGGCCATCATCGGACTTGGCATGACCGAGATGTCCCTGCGGCCCGGCGGGACCGCCCGCGAACTGGCGCACCGGGCCGTGTCCGCCGCCCTGGCCGACGCCGGACTGACCCGCGCGGACGTGGACGGACTGCTGGTCGGCTCCAGCCAGGGCGTCCGCCCGGACCGGGTGGGCGTGTCCCTGGCCCGGCAGGGCGGCTTCGGCGACCTCGCGCTGCTGGAACACGTCGAGATCAAAGGGGCCACGGCCGCCGCGATGATCCAGCGCGCCGTGCTCGCGGTACGGGCCGGGCTCGCCCGCACCGTCGTGTGCGTCTTCGCGGACGCGCCGCTCCAAGCCGGCGGCGGCTCCGGTTCCACGTACGCGCACAGCGGCGGCACCGAGGGAGCGCGCGGCCTCGAACGCGCCTCGGGGGTGCTCGGTTCCGTCCCCACGTACGCCCTGCTGGCCTCCCGCTATCTGGCACTCACCGGCGGTTCGGAGGAGGACCTGTGCGCGGTGGCCCGCACCGCACGCGCCTGGGCGGCGGGCAATCCGCACGCCGTCGCCCGCACCCCGCTGAGCGCCGACGACTACTTCGCGGGCCGGATGATCTCCACCCCCCTGCGGCTGTACGACTGCGCGCGCCCGGTGAACGGCGCCGTGGCCCTGGTCGTCGGCGCACCCGGCCGGGACAGCGGCGGGCCACCGCCCGTCCATGTGCGCGGTATGGCGCAGCACCACTCCATGCGGCGCCGGCGCGCCGGGGCGGAGTCCTGGTTCGACCAGGATTCCTCGGCCCTGCGGGCGGCTGCCGACCGCGCCCTCGTCATGGCACGCCGACGGCGCTGGGACGTCGACGTCCTGGAGCTGTACGACCCGTTCAGCGTCGTCACGTTGTGCCTACTGGAGGGGTACGGGTTCTGCGAGCCGGGGCACGCCGGGAAGCTGGCCCGCGCCGGCGCTCTCGGGCCCGGGGGCGAGCTGCCGGTCAACACGGGCGGCGGACAGCTGGCGGGCTTCTACCTCCAGGGCATGACGCCGCTCGCCGAGGCCGTCGTCCAGCTGCGCGGCACGGGAGGCGCCCGGCAGGTCCCCCGGGCGGCCACCGCCTTCGTGGCGGGCATCGGCGGCCGCGTCGACCACCACGCCTTCCTCGTACTCGACCGGGAGCCGCTGTGA
- a CDS encoding 3-ketoacyl-CoA thiolase, translating into MTSTSDAVAPDWLVADELAPAVTGTLAPLYEAAATGVLALPFCGDCGATLELDQDLCDRCASGSVVWRRVEPVGVVHAVTTVHRREPRLTRPSDRPYHVIDTELASGHRLVLTTDRPADTPPAIADPVPIGFRTVGGTVLPAVSLTAVRGAPDAGVPAEPDNPETA; encoded by the coding sequence ATGACCTCGACATCCGACGCGGTGGCGCCGGACTGGCTGGTCGCCGACGAGCTCGCCCCGGCCGTGACAGGCACGCTCGCCCCGCTGTACGAGGCTGCCGCCACCGGGGTGCTGGCCCTGCCGTTCTGCGGCGACTGCGGCGCGACCCTCGAACTCGACCAGGATCTCTGCGACCGGTGCGCGTCCGGCTCCGTCGTCTGGCGGCGGGTCGAGCCGGTGGGCGTGGTCCACGCGGTGACCACCGTGCACCGGCGTGAGCCGCGGCTGACCCGGCCGTCCGACCGCCCGTACCACGTGATCGATACCGAACTGGCCAGCGGGCACCGCCTCGTGCTGACCACCGACAGACCGGCGGACACACCACCCGCGATCGCGGACCCCGTCCCTATCGGCTTCCGCACCGTGGGCGGCACCGTCCTCCCGGCGGTGTCCCTGACCGCCGTACGCGGCGCACCCGACGCAGGTGTGCCCGCCGAGCCCGACAACCCGGAGACCGCCTGA
- a CDS encoding Rieske 2Fe-2S domain-containing protein, with translation MTTLDNPPAETTEAANPTNTFDVEALVRPDRVHGSVYTSPEIFRRELEQIFRKGWVYVAHDSEVPEPGDYITRMMGQEPVIVARGKDGQVRVLANRCAHRGNRLCNAEQGNATSFRCPYHGWTFSNEGPLVAVPMRNGYADRYDSLRGELGLTPAARVDTYRGFVFASLAPTGISLLEHLGRSTDAIDRLLALSPAGELQLGAGHMKHFQNCNWKMVMENNVDGYHALFTHKSVYDAVRPAKVSHQPAKVKVLVRDLGGGHSEIDYSEEYEKLDEEFVWFGRSPREKLPAYVSAMEAAYGPERTHHSLVVGPPHTLIFPNLFLAEMNIMTVDLLAADRTVAYTTPALLKGAPELNGKMLRRTEGAMGPAGFLIADDGEIGFRNQRGLAARGSEWLQLSRGLESDLDNETGTVNYDKSSETPQRGFWREWARVMGASA, from the coding sequence ATGACCACCCTCGACAACCCGCCTGCCGAAACCACCGAGGCCGCCAACCCCACCAACACCTTCGACGTGGAGGCCCTGGTGCGCCCCGACCGCGTCCACGGCTCCGTCTACACCTCACCGGAGATCTTCCGCCGCGAGCTGGAGCAGATCTTCCGCAAGGGGTGGGTCTATGTGGCCCACGACAGCGAGGTCCCCGAACCCGGCGACTACATCACCCGCATGATGGGCCAGGAGCCGGTCATCGTGGCCCGCGGCAAGGACGGCCAGGTCCGTGTCCTGGCGAACCGCTGTGCCCACCGCGGCAACCGGCTCTGCAACGCCGAGCAGGGCAACGCCACCTCCTTCCGGTGCCCGTACCACGGCTGGACGTTCAGCAACGAGGGCCCGCTGGTCGCCGTACCGATGAGGAACGGCTACGCGGACCGCTACGACTCGCTGCGCGGCGAACTCGGCCTCACCCCGGCCGCCCGTGTGGACACCTACCGGGGCTTCGTCTTCGCCTCCCTCGCTCCCACCGGCATCTCCCTGCTGGAGCACCTGGGGCGCTCCACCGACGCCATCGACCGGCTCCTCGCGCTGTCCCCCGCCGGTGAACTCCAGCTGGGCGCCGGGCACATGAAGCACTTCCAGAACTGCAACTGGAAGATGGTGATGGAGAACAACGTGGACGGCTACCACGCGCTGTTCACCCACAAGTCGGTCTACGACGCCGTACGTCCGGCCAAGGTCTCGCACCAGCCCGCGAAGGTGAAGGTCCTGGTACGCGACCTCGGCGGCGGCCACTCCGAGATCGACTACAGCGAGGAGTACGAGAAGCTGGACGAGGAGTTCGTCTGGTTCGGCCGCAGCCCGCGCGAGAAGCTGCCCGCCTACGTGTCCGCGATGGAGGCGGCGTACGGCCCCGAGCGCACCCATCACTCCCTGGTGGTCGGCCCGCCGCACACGCTGATCTTCCCCAATCTCTTCCTGGCCGAGATGAACATCATGACGGTGGATCTGCTGGCCGCCGACCGCACCGTCGCCTACACCACCCCGGCTCTCCTCAAGGGCGCCCCGGAGCTCAACGGCAAGATGCTGCGCCGCACCGAGGGCGCGATGGGCCCGGCCGGCTTCCTGATCGCGGACGACGGTGAGATCGGCTTCCGCAACCAGCGCGGGCTCGCGGCGCGCGGATCCGAGTGGCTGCAGCTCAGTCGCGGCCTCGAGAGCGACCTCGACAACGAGACCGGAACCGTCAACTACGACAAGAGCTCCGAGACCCCGCAGCGCGGCTTCTGGCGCGAGTGGGCCCGAGTGATGGGAGCGTCCGCATGA
- a CDS encoding aromatic-ring-hydroxylating dioxygenase subunit beta gives MTTVANTDAGTSEATRPVFTPVDPELAAFIYLEARLADESRYSEWEALWDDDACYWVPMREGDDPQRNLSYIYDNRRRLRSRIAQLNTGSRHAQTPPSRMRRTVSNLEVLAQDGDTVTIASNFALHEYRYELTVWAGRYVHRIRTGPGGPRLVEKTVHLVNGHGAVPTLAFLI, from the coding sequence ATGACCACGGTGGCGAACACCGACGCCGGGACGAGCGAGGCGACCCGGCCCGTCTTCACACCCGTCGACCCCGAACTGGCCGCTTTCATCTACCTGGAGGCCCGCCTCGCCGACGAGTCGCGTTACTCGGAGTGGGAGGCCCTGTGGGACGACGACGCCTGCTACTGGGTCCCCATGCGCGAGGGCGACGACCCCCAACGGAACCTGTCCTACATCTACGACAACCGGCGCCGGCTGCGCAGCCGGATCGCCCAGCTCAACACCGGCTCCCGGCACGCGCAGACCCCGCCCTCACGGATGCGGCGCACGGTGTCCAACCTGGAGGTGCTCGCCCAGGACGGCGACACGGTGACCATCGCCTCCAACTTCGCACTCCACGAGTACCGCTACGAGCTGACGGTCTGGGCCGGCCGCTACGTCCACCGCATCCGCACGGGCCCGGGCGGGCCACGCCTGGTGGAGAAGACCGTGCACCTGGTGAACGGGCACGGCGCCGTGCCGACGCTGGCGTTCCTGATCTGA
- a CDS encoding glucose 1-dehydrogenase has product MGKLDGKVAIITGAAQGMGEAHARRFVSEGAKVVLTDVNQDRGAKIAAELSPNALFIRHDVSSLDGWRAVVERAEEAFGPVDILVNNAGILGPIADVVEIEPDDYLKVIAINQHSQVWGMKTVIPSMKRAGGGAIVNISSTAGMVSVVGAPSLAYVASKFASRGMTKQVAVQFGPDRIRVNSVHPGYIKTPMMVEASDENGGGVGETVPLRRLADPDEVASLVLFLASDDSSYISGMEHVIDGGLTAS; this is encoded by the coding sequence ATGGGAAAGCTCGATGGCAAGGTCGCCATCATCACCGGAGCAGCACAGGGCATGGGTGAGGCACATGCCCGACGTTTCGTCAGCGAGGGCGCGAAGGTCGTCCTCACTGACGTGAACCAGGACCGTGGCGCGAAGATCGCCGCCGAACTCAGCCCGAACGCGCTGTTCATCCGTCACGACGTCAGTTCGCTGGATGGGTGGCGCGCGGTAGTCGAGCGAGCCGAGGAAGCGTTCGGCCCGGTGGACATCCTTGTCAACAACGCCGGCATCCTCGGCCCGATCGCCGACGTGGTGGAAATCGAGCCGGACGACTACCTGAAGGTCATCGCGATCAACCAGCACTCCCAGGTCTGGGGCATGAAGACCGTCATCCCCTCCATGAAGAGGGCGGGCGGCGGGGCGATCGTCAACATCAGCTCGACGGCCGGCATGGTCTCCGTCGTCGGTGCCCCCAGCCTCGCCTACGTCGCGAGCAAGTTCGCCTCCCGTGGCATGACCAAGCAGGTGGCGGTGCAGTTCGGCCCGGACCGGATCCGGGTGAACTCCGTCCACCCCGGATATATCAAGACGCCCATGATGGTCGAGGCCAGCGACGAGAACGGCGGTGGCGTCGGCGAAACCGTCCCACTCCGGCGTCTGGCCGATCCTGACGAGGTGGCGAGCCTGGTTCTCTTCCTCGCCTCCGACGATTCGTCCTACATCAGCGGGATGGAGCACGTCATCGACGGCGGCCTCACCGCTTCCTGA
- a CDS encoding TetR family transcriptional regulator: MTTTSGRGRGRPPVSSREAIERQAMRLFREHGYAATTIPMIARASGVSRTSVFRYWGSKAEIIWAEFETHTHRLSQLLREADQGAATMTIVREQVVANLARSIDDTPLWMERFAILDSSPDLQGEAAAHWLVWAAVIAEYVAQRHGVEPAEVLPQSTGAAVQGAFSAMLRRWLRVDEPSSALLPELDAALRPLCEVLQRWIDGQVTTAEED, from the coding sequence ATGACGACGACGAGCGGACGGGGGCGTGGCCGGCCACCCGTTTCTTCGCGGGAGGCGATCGAGCGACAGGCGATGCGCCTGTTCCGTGAGCATGGCTACGCCGCGACCACGATTCCGATGATCGCTCGCGCCAGCGGCGTGAGCCGTACGAGCGTGTTCCGGTACTGGGGTTCGAAGGCGGAGATCATCTGGGCGGAGTTCGAGACCCATACACATCGGCTCTCCCAACTGCTTCGGGAAGCGGACCAGGGCGCGGCGACGATGACGATCGTCCGCGAGCAGGTGGTCGCGAACCTCGCCCGCTCCATCGATGACACACCTCTTTGGATGGAGAGGTTCGCCATCCTCGACTCGTCCCCCGACCTGCAGGGGGAGGCGGCGGCGCACTGGCTCGTCTGGGCTGCGGTCATCGCGGAATACGTGGCGCAGCGACATGGCGTGGAGCCCGCGGAGGTCCTGCCGCAGTCCACGGGCGCGGCTGTCCAGGGGGCTTTTTCGGCGATGCTTCGCCGCTGGTTGCGGGTCGACGAGCCGTCGTCAGCACTCCTGCCTGAACTCGACGCAGCTCTGCGACCTCTGTGCGAAGTGTTGCAGCGGTGGATCGACGGTCAGGTCACAACGGCCGAGGAGGACTGA
- a CDS encoding SMP-30/gluconolactonase/LRE family protein, with translation MSIRLRRCRRSLLLSSVVLAGLAVGTQTMGTAFGATAPLSDAREVVHFDIAALQQPENITLEPGGAADVTFQKSRQVAQVTTSGTITVLATLPAPTTGSATASGIVRTADGTLYVNYNAGANSGIYRIPAGGGTPVLVVAMPDVKVLNGLAIDASRDTLYATDSSSGAVWKVSLKTKTASLWTQGADFQPGSTSTSSLGANGVKVHDGAVWVSNTGNGTLLRVPINKDGTAGTDTVKATGLPGIDDFTFTGRGDQVLAAQNGTNQASIVSSDGTVQTVLTVADGIENPTSVAVRGSTVYVASGAYLTRTDPNLLLARLR, from the coding sequence ATGTCCATTCGCCTTCGCCGCTGTCGCCGCTCCCTCCTGCTGAGTTCGGTCGTGCTCGCCGGACTGGCCGTCGGCACACAAACCATGGGCACCGCCTTCGGTGCCACCGCGCCGCTGAGCGATGCGCGCGAGGTCGTCCATTTCGACATCGCCGCCCTGCAGCAGCCGGAGAACATCACGCTGGAGCCGGGCGGGGCCGCCGATGTGACGTTCCAGAAGTCCCGGCAGGTGGCCCAGGTGACCACGAGCGGGACGATCACCGTACTGGCGACCCTTCCCGCGCCGACCACCGGCAGCGCGACGGCGTCCGGCATCGTACGCACCGCCGACGGCACGCTCTACGTCAACTACAACGCGGGCGCCAATTCCGGCATCTACCGGATCCCGGCGGGCGGCGGCACTCCCGTGCTGGTGGTGGCGATGCCCGATGTGAAGGTGCTGAACGGCCTGGCGATCGACGCGAGCCGTGACACCTTGTACGCGACCGACTCCTCGTCCGGCGCCGTGTGGAAGGTGTCGCTGAAGACGAAGACCGCCTCCCTGTGGACACAGGGAGCCGACTTCCAGCCCGGTTCGACCTCGACGTCCTCGTTGGGGGCCAACGGTGTCAAGGTGCACGACGGTGCAGTGTGGGTGAGCAACACCGGCAACGGCACGTTGCTTCGGGTACCGATCAACAAGGACGGCACGGCAGGCACGGACACCGTCAAGGCGACCGGCTTGCCCGGGATCGACGACTTCACCTTCACCGGCCGCGGCGACCAGGTACTGGCCGCCCAGAACGGCACCAACCAGGCCAGCATCGTCAGCTCGGACGGCACGGTTCAGACGGTGCTGACGGTGGCGGATGGGATCGAGAACCCGACGTCGGTGGCGGTCAGGGGCTCGACCGTGTACGTGGCGAGCGGGGCGTACCTCACGCGCACGGATCCGAATCTGTTGCTCGCGCGGCTGCGCTGA
- a CDS encoding TetR/AcrR family transcriptional regulator produces the protein MTGDAVTRRASYGPKSPVVGERGSRTRRQIVDVTLDLFATWGFHATSVDDIARAAGISRATLYQYFESKDQIFVELMEECGSALLRVVRRLGPLGPTTEGFDNLHWWLGEWAWVYDKYATMFVQWAHIDSSEAAVGEMVTGFSDAYADRISVRLESSGVRTADVRNTSMALAALVHRVNYLRHVGENRGLTDEMVVDSLAVVVQLALFPETPAEILTAHGLQASGTDLRSLGRPPKHPAPTSGRFDHLSVRARRTVDHLLDAASRAFAARGYNSANVDVVVTEAGVARGTFYKYFQDKLDLLTALSEEATGQLCESAERFADIRPGDGAAEQLRSWLAEFLPIEQRYAGVLRAWVERQPDDPTVRALGYQVGASLVDALGGVLAQVKRAYPLSPEVAALVLIALLERVPDELAAGSRPASGEAIIETLAEFIERGLLAGEPVA, from the coding sequence ATGACCGGTGACGCAGTCACCCGGCGCGCGAGCTACGGACCGAAGAGCCCCGTGGTCGGTGAACGGGGATCGCGCACCCGTAGGCAGATCGTGGACGTCACCCTCGACCTGTTCGCCACCTGGGGGTTCCACGCGACGTCGGTGGACGACATCGCCCGCGCCGCGGGGATCTCGCGGGCGACGCTCTACCAGTACTTCGAGAGCAAGGACCAGATCTTCGTCGAGCTGATGGAGGAGTGCGGTTCGGCGCTGCTTCGGGTGGTCCGGCGGCTCGGGCCGCTGGGTCCGACGACCGAGGGCTTCGACAACCTCCACTGGTGGCTGGGGGAGTGGGCCTGGGTCTACGACAAATACGCCACCATGTTCGTCCAGTGGGCCCACATCGACTCCTCCGAGGCGGCCGTCGGCGAGATGGTCACCGGCTTCTCCGACGCCTACGCCGATCGGATCTCGGTCCGGCTGGAGTCCTCCGGCGTCCGAACCGCCGACGTGCGCAACACCTCGATGGCACTGGCGGCCCTCGTCCACCGGGTGAACTACCTCCGGCACGTGGGGGAGAACCGCGGCCTCACCGACGAGATGGTCGTGGACAGCCTGGCGGTCGTCGTCCAGCTGGCGCTCTTCCCCGAGACTCCGGCCGAGATCCTGACCGCCCACGGACTGCAGGCCTCCGGCACGGATCTGCGCTCGCTGGGGCGCCCGCCGAAGCACCCGGCGCCCACCTCCGGCCGCTTCGACCACCTCAGCGTCCGCGCCCGCCGCACCGTCGACCATCTGCTGGACGCGGCCTCGCGTGCCTTCGCCGCCCGCGGCTACAACAGCGCGAACGTCGATGTCGTCGTCACCGAGGCCGGCGTCGCTCGCGGCACCTTCTACAAGTACTTCCAGGACAAGCTGGACCTGCTCACGGCACTGTCCGAGGAAGCCACCGGCCAGCTGTGCGAGTCGGCCGAGCGCTTCGCCGACATCCGTCCCGGAGACGGCGCGGCAGAGCAACTCCGCTCCTGGCTGGCGGAGTTCCTGCCGATCGAACAGCGCTACGCGGGTGTGCTCCGCGCCTGGGTCGAGCGGCAGCCGGACGACCCCACCGTACGGGCGCTCGGCTATCAGGTCGGCGCGAGCCTGGTTGACGCCCTGGGAGGGGTGCTGGCCCAGGTGAAACGCGCGTACCCGCTCAGCCCCGAGGTCGCCGCACTCGTCCTGATCGCGTTGCTGGAGCGGGTCCCCGACGAGCTGGCGGCCGGGAGCCGTCCGGCGAGCGGCGAGGCGATCATCGAGACCCTCGCGGAGTTCATCGAGCGGGGCCTGCTGGCCGGGGAGCCGGTGGCTTAG